In the genome of Bacillota bacterium, the window ACTGTCGGTACCCGCTCGCCACGCGTACCGGCATGCCATCCGTGAGGTAGTCGTCCTCGTAGTCGGTGTTGACTGCTCTCGTGCGGAACACATAGACGCCGTTCTCCGCCACGTGCCAAACGAATCGGGCCACGTCGGGCACGACGCTCACCCCCAGCGACCTGTTGTTACGGATATTATATCAGGAGTTGTATTGACGGCCAAGAGTTGTATCGGTAGAATGGTACTGGGTAAGTGTCGCAGTTCCGGCACGGAGGCGGTAAACCATGGGCGACTGTTTGCGCGCACGGGAAGCTGCCGAACTACTAAACGTCTCGCCCTGGACGGTGTATCGGCTCGCGAGGGAGGGCCGCATCCCGCACGTTCGCATTGGCTGCCGCGTCCTGTTTCGCCGGTCGAGCCTCATTGCATGGCTCGACCGCCAGGAAGCCGAGTCGGTGCGAGCCCGGGGTGACCGATCGGCGGTCGGCTGATGCTTCTGGAAGGTCGGCGGAGTCGGGCAGGGCCGATACGAAGAAGATGGCAAACGCCGCGAGCGACCGACCGGCCAGGTCATGAGTGTCGGCATGCAGGGCGCAATGAACATCCTAGGGACTCGGGGCTCGCGCGGTCAGGTTTATGGAGGGACCGCAAATGCCGATACGAGGGGGCCGGCCTTTTATCCAACTGTGTGAGTGGTGGGTAACGTTCACGAGGGCGTTACGAGCGGTTGCCCCTACCCCAACGCCCCATCGGGCTCTATGGGGTCGATGACCACCCTGGGCCTCGGCTGCTTCAGGGCGTACCGCCACGGACCGTCCGACTGTATGTACCGGCGGACCGTTCGCCGGGACATGCCCAGCTCACTGGCAATCTGGCGGATAGATTGTCCTTCCCGGAAGTAACGGGATCTGATATCCTGGATTCCATCCACATCGGTCACTCCCATACCCCGCTTTCTGGTGGATTCTGCTACACACCCACCAATCATAGCGGGGTTAAAGTCCCGATGTGGATCCCTTTCAATGTCCACACCGGTCCCCATTTAGGATTACAGCTAAGCTCCCGAAGCCAGCTCCTCGACCTTGACGCCTCTGCTGACCAGGTAGTTCTTGATGGCGTCCGGGTCGGGGAAGTGTTTCTTCGCCAGTTCCAGGTGCTCCTTCACGAGAGCGGGGCTGGTGCCGGTGATGCGGTGCATGGCCTTTTCGGGGACGCGGTAGTACAC includes:
- a CDS encoding helix-turn-helix domain-containing protein, which gives rise to MGVTDVDGIQDIRSRYFREGQSIRQIASELGMSRRTVRRYIQSDGPWRYALKQPRPRVVIDPIEPDGALG
- a CDS encoding helix-turn-helix domain-containing protein translates to MGDCLRAREAAELLNVSPWTVYRLAREGRIPHVRIGCRVLFRRSSLIAWLDRQEAESVRARGDRSAVG